One Paraburkholderia agricolaris DNA segment encodes these proteins:
- a CDS encoding LysR substrate-binding domain-containing protein: protein MALTISQLRAFTAVAEHGSIRAASRALGIAQSGITQQLQHLESMLGATLFTRTNRGIALTALGQRLLQRAGAILGECERAEQEVQQLRGDYAGEVTFGMTTEPLVDAFAPVLTEFRARFERVAVHLRTGTSRMMISWIREGTLDFAVALVSKHTDTADLSVTPLYPSDPVIVCRRGHPKAGATSLAELADCTWVATRSPNLTNDPQINRLTHLLESHGLPPPKIIATVEGLYETLHLVSATDCLSLEASIVAKRGPFASTLTSINVRERAVEQNVCLLQRAAIPITPAAQELATMIASYTRTVRARSDHARQN from the coding sequence ATGGCGTTGACGATCTCCCAACTGCGCGCGTTCACCGCTGTGGCAGAGCATGGCAGCATTCGCGCAGCGTCGCGGGCGCTCGGCATCGCCCAGAGCGGCATCACGCAACAGTTGCAGCACCTCGAATCGATGCTGGGCGCGACCTTGTTCACCCGCACGAACCGCGGAATCGCGCTGACCGCGCTCGGCCAGCGCCTGTTGCAGCGGGCCGGCGCGATTCTCGGCGAATGCGAGCGGGCCGAGCAGGAAGTGCAGCAATTGCGCGGCGACTATGCGGGCGAGGTCACGTTCGGCATGACCACCGAGCCGCTCGTCGACGCCTTCGCACCGGTGCTGACGGAATTCCGCGCGCGCTTCGAGCGGGTCGCGGTGCATTTGCGCACCGGTACGTCGCGGATGATGATTTCGTGGATTCGCGAAGGCACGCTCGATTTCGCTGTCGCACTGGTGTCGAAACATACCGACACGGCCGATCTGTCCGTCACGCCGCTCTATCCGTCCGATCCCGTGATTGTCTGCCGTCGCGGTCATCCGAAAGCGGGCGCGACCTCGCTTGCCGAGCTCGCCGATTGCACGTGGGTGGCAACGCGTTCGCCCAATCTCACCAACGACCCGCAAATCAACCGCCTGACCCATCTGCTGGAGAGTCACGGCTTGCCACCGCCGAAAATCATCGCCACGGTGGAAGGTCTGTACGAGACGCTGCACCTGGTCAGTGCGACGGACTGCCTGTCGCTGGAGGCGTCGATCGTCGCGAAACGGGGGCCGTTTGCGAGCACGCTCACATCGATCAACGTGCGCGAGCGTGCGGTCGAACAGAACGTGTGCTTGCTGCAGCGTGCGGCGATTCCCATCACACCCGCCGCCCAGGAACTCGCGACGATGATCGCGTCGTACACCCGCACGGTGAGGGCTCGCAGCGACCACGCTCGACAGAATTAG
- a CDS encoding amylo-alpha-1,6-glucosidase, which translates to MTHIDRPFDITRLEDEWLEADGFGGFASGTVGTLRTRRYHALLLTATRAPGGRVVLVNGVEAWLEADGKRYPLSMQRYVPDVIYPDLTTSLLAFNTEPWPTWRFQLDPQRVVTAEVFVSKATRETVLRWRLEGLGGASASGAFTLKVRPLLSGRDYHALHHENPAFNFNARTSDNPACVSWQPYGDLPAINVVTNGAYTHAPDWYRNFCYVRERERGLDFSEDLATPGVFSFNPVDGEAVMILSASVASSGSATVPVSTEPAAAHATELARVEQQRRNALGSRLQRSADAYVVARNEGRTILAGFPWFTDWGRDTFIAMRGLLIATGRLDEAEAILLEWSGTLSAGMLPNRFPDYGDTPEYNSVDASLWFVVAVHDYLATNHAKADTRTRLRQAVETILTGYTNGTRFNIKASADDGLLSAGVPGVQLTWMDAKVGDWVVTPRIGKPVEVQALWINALRIAATWNSQWRAPAERASQAFHERFSDPSTQALVDNVDVDFVKGAVDRSIRPNQIFAVGGLPFPLLEGAAARAVVDQVEAHLLTPLGLRTLAPSDPAYRGHYGGTPLERDGAYHQGTVWPWLLGPFVEAWLRVHGDEPDARAQAKARFLDPLYAHLDHAGLDHLSEIADGDAPHTPAGTPFQAWSLGELLRIETLLVRLEPTAA; encoded by the coding sequence ATGACACACATCGACAGACCTTTCGACATCACGCGTCTCGAAGACGAATGGCTCGAAGCAGACGGTTTCGGCGGCTTCGCCTCGGGAACCGTGGGCACGCTGCGCACGCGTCGCTATCACGCGTTGCTGCTCACGGCCACGCGAGCGCCTGGCGGGCGCGTGGTGCTCGTCAACGGAGTCGAAGCGTGGCTCGAAGCGGACGGTAAGCGTTACCCGTTGAGCATGCAGCGATACGTGCCAGACGTAATCTATCCCGATCTGACGACAAGTCTTCTTGCGTTCAATACCGAGCCGTGGCCCACGTGGCGCTTCCAACTTGATCCGCAGCGCGTGGTGACGGCCGAAGTATTCGTGAGCAAGGCGACGCGCGAAACGGTTTTGCGCTGGCGGCTGGAAGGATTGGGCGGTGCGTCTGCTTCTGGCGCGTTCACTCTGAAAGTGCGGCCTTTGCTTTCCGGCCGGGATTACCACGCACTGCACCATGAGAATCCCGCGTTCAACTTCAACGCGAGGACGAGCGACAACCCGGCCTGCGTGAGTTGGCAGCCCTATGGCGACCTGCCGGCCATCAACGTCGTAACGAACGGCGCCTACACGCACGCGCCCGATTGGTACCGGAACTTCTGCTACGTTCGCGAGCGCGAGCGTGGCCTTGATTTCAGCGAAGACCTCGCCACGCCCGGCGTGTTCAGCTTCAATCCCGTTGATGGCGAAGCGGTAATGATCCTCAGCGCGTCGGTCGCGTCCTCAGGGTCGGCAACGGTGCCGGTCAGCACCGAACCTGCTGCCGCCCACGCAACTGAACTCGCGCGCGTCGAACAGCAGCGCCGCAACGCACTCGGCTCACGTCTGCAGCGTTCGGCCGATGCCTACGTCGTCGCGCGTAACGAGGGCCGCACGATTCTCGCAGGCTTCCCCTGGTTCACCGATTGGGGCCGTGACACCTTCATCGCCATGCGCGGCCTGCTGATCGCCACGGGCCGTCTCGACGAAGCCGAAGCGATCCTGCTCGAATGGTCGGGCACCTTGTCCGCCGGCATGCTGCCGAATCGTTTTCCCGACTATGGCGACACGCCGGAATACAACTCCGTCGATGCATCGTTATGGTTCGTCGTCGCCGTGCACGACTATCTGGCGACGAACCACGCGAAAGCCGACACGCGAACGCGTCTGCGGCAGGCCGTTGAAACCATCCTCACGGGCTACACGAACGGCACGCGCTTCAACATCAAGGCATCTGCCGACGACGGTCTTCTGAGTGCCGGTGTCCCCGGCGTGCAACTCACGTGGATGGATGCCAAGGTCGGCGACTGGGTGGTCACGCCACGCATCGGCAAACCCGTGGAGGTGCAGGCGCTCTGGATCAACGCATTGCGCATTGCAGCAACGTGGAATTCGCAGTGGCGGGCGCCTGCGGAGCGAGCGTCACAAGCGTTTCATGAACGGTTTTCCGATCCGTCGACACAAGCGCTTGTCGACAACGTCGATGTGGATTTCGTCAAAGGTGCAGTAGATCGCTCAATCCGTCCGAACCAGATTTTCGCGGTAGGCGGTTTGCCGTTTCCGTTACTCGAAGGCGCGGCGGCGCGCGCCGTGGTCGATCAGGTCGAAGCTCACCTGCTCACGCCGCTCGGCCTCAGAACGCTCGCACCGTCCGATCCGGCCTACCGTGGGCACTACGGCGGCACGCCGCTTGAGCGCGACGGCGCCTATCATCAAGGGACGGTCTGGCCATGGCTGCTGGGCCCGTTCGTCGAAGCCTGGTTGCGGGTTCATGGCGACGAGCCGGATGCCCGCGCACAAGCCAAAGCGCGCTTTCTCGACCCTCTGTACGCGCATCTCGATCACGCCGGCCTCGACCACCTGTCCGAAATCGCCGATGGCGACGCACCTCACACGCCCGCCGGCACGCCGTTTCAGGCGTGGTCGCTGGGGGAGTTGCTGCGCATCGAAACCCTGCTTGTGCGGTTGGAGCCCACCGCCGCGTAA
- a CDS encoding succinylglutamate desuccinylase/aspartoacylase family protein, whose protein sequence is MNKQSIPLLSPAIGTHRELVSFHFGPVDSGQKIYIQSSLHADETPAMLTTVLLKRRLLELEKQGALNAEVVLVPVANPVGLGQYVLGQFIGRFDLGSGKNFNRHFLQFSGLVARAKEALGSDASENRRIVRELIAAELAEQKPLTEFESLQLALLKLSFDADVVIDLHCSLEAAMHLYTSEAAWPEFEPLARYLGAQASLLATNSGGESFDETHSLLWWQLQQALPADKPVPNGAIAVTVECRGQRDVSYEVAQEDADALIDYLVWRNVVRVDAVKPLPELLAPATPLAGSEQFYAPVSGILVHRAKIGDTIRVGQALFDIVDPLTDETTTLCSNTEGVFYMRRAIRFVTAGAPLGRVTGTRAFRTGVLLGA, encoded by the coding sequence ATGAATAAGCAATCGATTCCGCTTCTATCGCCGGCTATCGGCACGCACCGTGAACTGGTGTCGTTTCATTTTGGCCCGGTGGATAGCGGACAGAAAATCTATATCCAGTCGTCGCTGCATGCCGATGAAACGCCGGCGATGCTGACGACGGTTTTGCTTAAACGTCGATTGCTCGAACTGGAGAAGCAGGGTGCGTTGAATGCGGAAGTTGTTCTGGTGCCGGTGGCGAATCCGGTTGGACTCGGGCAGTACGTGCTGGGGCAGTTTATTGGCCGCTTCGACCTGGGTAGTGGTAAGAACTTCAATCGACACTTCCTGCAGTTTTCTGGGCTGGTGGCGCGGGCTAAGGAGGCGTTGGGTTCGGATGCTTCGGAGAATCGGCGGATTGTTCGCGAACTGATCGCCGCTGAGTTGGCTGAACAGAAACCGTTGACCGAGTTCGAGTCGCTGCAATTGGCGTTGCTGAAGCTTTCCTTCGATGCGGATGTGGTGATCGATTTGCATTGCTCGTTGGAAGCGGCGATGCATCTCTATACCAGTGAGGCGGCGTGGCCGGAGTTTGAGCCTTTGGCGCGGTATCTGGGGGCGCAGGCTTCGTTGCTGGCGACTAACTCGGGTGGGGAGTCGTTTGATGAGACGCATAGTTTGTTGTGGTGGCAATTGCAGCAAGCTTTGCCTGCTGATAAGCCTGTGCCCAATGGGGCGATTGCTGTTACGGTGGAATGCCGTGGGCAGCGGGATGTTTCTTATGAAGTCGCGCAGGAAGATGCTGATGCGTTGATTGATTATCTGGTTTGGCGGAACGTTGTTCGGGTTGATGCTGTTAAGCCATTGCCCGAGTTATTGGCGCCTGCGACGCCGCTTGCCGGTAGTGAACAGTTCTATGCGCCCGTTAGCGGGATTCTTGTTCATCGCGCCAAGATTGGGGACACGATTCGTGTCGGGCAGGCACTGTTCGATATCGTCGATCCGTTGACTGATGAGACTACTACGCTGTGTAGCAACACCGAAGGCGTGTTTTATATGCGGCGCGCAATTCGGTTTGTGACGGCTGGGGCGCCGTTGGGGCGCGTGACTGGGACGCGGGCTTTTAGGACTGGAGTCTTGTTGGGGGCTTAA
- a CDS encoding phosphocholine-specific phospholipase C, which translates to MTSNSRRRFLQTVASSAGAAAALTALPESIRNALAVPAFSRTGTIRDVEHIVVFMQENRSFDHYFGHMRGVRGYNDRFPIPLPGGQQPVWYQPSKENAAQPVLPFHLNTATTSAQCIGDLDHSWYPTHYAMNNGAYNQWPQYKTDMTMGYYLRSDIPFHYALADAFTVCDAYFCSLPGPTHPNRAYLMSGMVDPTGTMGGPLLDNNDFVDNDGPPTYQLLSWTTYPERLQAAGITWQVYQQGLTGADPLNGNYGTNVLQNFANFINAQPGSALYERAQTVRTIADLKNDVLAGNLPQVSWLCPPAAYSEHPSYTPAYGAEYTSQILDALTSNPEVWSKTVLFIMYDENDGFFDHLVPPQPATTPAQGQSTVSTDGEIHNVVNPGRGGSYTADGLPYGLGPRVPMTIVSPWSKGGFVCSQVFDHTSVIRFIETRFGVYEPNITAWRRAVCGDLTTAFDFRTPDASVPTLPDTSNYQQIANECSSQPKPTVPTTPVAFDPQESGIRFARALPYELHVNGHADVKKNTFEIVFANSGRQGAHFYVYSTNRTDGPWRYTVEAGKSLSESFDLTTTNGVYTFEVFGPNGFVRKFAGNTQTATAQTAQAAGWHGHNKPAEPEIKVQYDVANGNVFIKFSNKGGGIARLTVTDNAYGARTRPVLVPAGAHIEEGWVLASSHHWYDLTVTSNDDTSFSRRVAGHVENGRPSISDPAAVAPVLVVS; encoded by the coding sequence ATGACATCAAATAGCCGTCGCCGTTTCCTGCAGACCGTGGCTTCATCGGCCGGCGCTGCTGCCGCGCTGACCGCGCTGCCCGAGTCCATTCGCAATGCGCTTGCCGTGCCCGCGTTTTCGCGCACCGGCACGATCCGCGATGTCGAGCACATCGTCGTGTTCATGCAGGAGAACCGTTCGTTCGACCACTACTTCGGCCATATGCGCGGCGTACGCGGTTACAACGACCGCTTCCCGATTCCGCTGCCGGGTGGCCAGCAACCCGTGTGGTACCAGCCGTCGAAGGAAAACGCGGCGCAACCGGTGCTGCCGTTCCATCTGAACACGGCGACGACCAGCGCGCAATGTATCGGCGACCTCGACCACTCGTGGTACCCGACGCACTACGCGATGAACAACGGCGCGTACAACCAGTGGCCGCAGTACAAGACCGACATGACGATGGGCTACTACCTGCGTAGCGACATCCCGTTCCACTACGCTCTGGCCGACGCGTTCACGGTGTGCGACGCCTACTTCTGCTCGCTGCCGGGACCCACGCACCCGAACCGTGCCTATCTGATGAGCGGCATGGTCGATCCGACCGGCACCATGGGCGGCCCGCTGCTCGACAACAACGATTTCGTCGATAACGACGGTCCGCCGACCTATCAGTTGCTCTCGTGGACCACGTATCCGGAACGTCTGCAAGCCGCGGGGATTACATGGCAGGTGTATCAGCAGGGTCTGACGGGCGCCGATCCGTTGAACGGCAACTACGGCACCAACGTCCTGCAGAACTTCGCGAACTTTATCAACGCGCAACCGGGCAGCGCCCTGTACGAGCGCGCGCAGACTGTGCGCACGATTGCGGACCTGAAGAACGATGTGCTCGCGGGTAATCTGCCGCAAGTATCGTGGCTGTGCCCACCCGCCGCGTACTCCGAGCACCCGAGCTATACGCCCGCATACGGCGCGGAATACACGTCGCAGATTCTGGACGCGTTGACGTCGAATCCCGAAGTGTGGAGCAAGACGGTGTTGTTCATCATGTACGACGAGAACGACGGTTTCTTCGATCACCTCGTGCCGCCGCAACCGGCGACGACGCCGGCCCAGGGCCAGTCGACGGTCAGCACCGACGGCGAGATTCACAACGTGGTGAATCCGGGGCGCGGCGGCAGCTACACTGCTGACGGCTTGCCGTACGGTCTCGGCCCGCGCGTCCCGATGACGATCGTATCGCCGTGGAGCAAGGGTGGTTTTGTGTGCTCGCAGGTGTTCGATCACACGTCGGTGATTCGCTTCATCGAGACGCGCTTTGGCGTCTACGAGCCGAACATCACTGCATGGCGCCGTGCCGTGTGTGGCGACCTGACCACCGCGTTCGACTTCCGCACGCCGGACGCCTCAGTGCCGACGCTGCCGGACACGAGCAATTACCAGCAGATCGCCAACGAGTGCTCGTCGCAGCCGAAACCCACGGTGCCCACCACGCCGGTCGCCTTTGACCCGCAGGAAAGCGGTATCCGTTTCGCCCGTGCGTTGCCGTATGAGTTGCACGTGAACGGTCATGCGGACGTGAAGAAGAACACGTTTGAGATCGTGTTCGCCAACAGCGGCCGTCAAGGCGCGCATTTCTACGTGTACTCGACGAATCGCACGGACGGCCCGTGGCGCTACACCGTCGAGGCTGGCAAGTCGCTCAGCGAGAGCTTCGATCTGACGACGACGAACGGCGTGTACACGTTCGAGGTATTCGGACCGAACGGTTTCGTGCGCAAGTTTGCTGGTAACACGCAGACGGCTACGGCACAGACCGCGCAGGCGGCGGGTTGGCACGGCCACAACAAGCCCGCGGAACCGGAGATCAAGGTGCAGTATGACGTTGCGAACGGGAACGTGTTTATCAAGTTCAGCAACAAGGGTGGCGGTATTGCGCGCTTGACGGTGACGGACAACGCGTATGGTGCGCGCACGCGTCCGGTGCTGGTGCCGGCGGGGGCGCATATCGAAGAGGGCTGGGTGCTGGCATCGAGTCACCACTGGTACGACTTGACGGTGACGAGCAACGACGACACCAGTTTCTCGCGTCGTGTGGCGGGGCACGTGGAGAATGGCCGACCGAGCATCAGTGACCCGGCGGCTGTCGCGCCGGTATTGGTGGTGAGCTAA
- a CDS encoding transporter substrate-binding domain-containing protein, producing the protein MKISLMILSAALAFSSGAFAADPATLRLGIDPSYPPMDAKAPDGSFKGFDVDLGNEICRRIHARCQWVELEFSGMIPALQARKIDAILSSMAITEKREQQILFSSKLFQFKSRLIARQGSALAGGTNALAGKQIGVQTGTQFEGYALKNWAPLGAHVVAYKSQDEVFADLQNGRLDGALLGTVEADYGFLRTPAGKGFAFVGEPLSMGDRGVGIGLRKDETAVQASMNEAIASMLKDGTYAKIAKKYFDFDPYGN; encoded by the coding sequence ATGAAAATCTCGCTGATGATCTTGAGCGCCGCGCTGGCTTTCAGCAGTGGTGCGTTCGCCGCCGACCCCGCCACGCTGCGCCTCGGTATCGATCCGAGCTATCCGCCGATGGACGCCAAGGCGCCCGACGGCAGCTTCAAAGGATTCGACGTCGATCTCGGCAACGAAATCTGCCGGCGCATTCATGCGCGTTGCCAGTGGGTCGAACTCGAGTTCTCGGGGATGATTCCGGCGCTGCAGGCGCGCAAGATCGACGCGATTCTTTCGTCGATGGCGATCACGGAGAAGCGCGAGCAACAGATCCTGTTTTCGTCGAAGCTGTTCCAGTTCAAATCGCGGCTGATCGCGCGCCAGGGTTCGGCGCTTGCGGGTGGGACGAATGCGTTGGCCGGCAAGCAGATTGGCGTGCAGACGGGGACGCAGTTTGAAGGGTACGCGTTGAAGAATTGGGCACCGCTTGGCGCGCATGTGGTCGCGTATAAGAGTCAGGATGAGGTGTTCGCCGATTTGCAGAATGGCCGGCTTGATGGCGCATTGCTCGGCACTGTCGAAGCTGACTACGGCTTTTTGCGCACGCCGGCTGGGAAGGGGTTTGCTTTTGTCGGGGAGCCGCTTTCGATGGGTGATCGTGGTGTGGGGATTGGTCTGCGTAAGGATGAGACCGCGGTGCAGGCGTCCATGAACGAGGCGATTGCTTCAATGCTTAAGGACGGTACGTACGCGAAGATCGCGAAGAAGTACTTCGATTTCGATCCGTACGGCAATTGA
- the lysA gene encoding diaminopimelate decarboxylase has product MTTFNPQQLVELAHQYGTPLWVYNADVIRQRIAELRRFDVIRYAQKACSNVHILKLMRDEGAMVDAVSLGEITRSLAAGFTPDGDPEGVVLTADLVDHATLAAVIEHRITVNTGSLDMLERVGQHAPEGHRVWLRINPGFGHGHSNKTNTGGEHSKHGIWLDDVPLAIAMVRRYGLKLVGLHMHIGSGVDYTHLARVCDAMVEAVRSLGHDIEAISAGGGLSVPYSAGEPRIDAEHYFRLWDDARKQIEAHLGHHVRLEIEPGRFLVAEAGVLVAEVHALNRRPNRQFVLVDAGFNDLVRPSFYGSRHEMTVVKGNGMRSEATVGAFTVAGPLCEAGDVFTQEAGGVVTNRAMPTPEVGDLIVFHDAGAYGASMSSNYNSRPLAPEVLLENGTPRLIRRRQSMQELIALETLG; this is encoded by the coding sequence CGGCACCCCTCTTTGGGTCTACAACGCTGACGTGATCCGCCAACGTATCGCTGAATTGCGCCGCTTCGACGTGATCCGCTATGCGCAGAAGGCGTGTTCGAATGTGCACATCCTGAAGCTGATGCGAGACGAAGGGGCGATGGTCGATGCGGTGTCGCTGGGCGAAATCACTCGCAGTCTTGCGGCGGGGTTTACGCCGGATGGCGATCCCGAGGGCGTGGTGCTGACCGCGGATCTCGTCGATCACGCGACGCTGGCTGCGGTGATCGAACATCGCATCACGGTCAACACCGGATCGCTCGATATGCTTGAACGGGTGGGACAGCATGCACCTGAAGGGCACCGGGTGTGGCTGCGAATCAATCCGGGCTTCGGTCACGGCCACAGCAACAAGACCAACACAGGCGGTGAACATAGCAAGCATGGCATCTGGCTCGACGACGTGCCGCTGGCGATAGCGATGGTGCGGCGCTACGGCCTGAAGCTGGTCGGGCTGCACATGCATATCGGCTCGGGCGTCGACTACACGCATCTAGCGCGTGTGTGCGACGCGATGGTCGAAGCGGTGCGGAGTCTGGGGCACGATATCGAAGCGATTTCGGCAGGCGGCGGGTTGTCGGTGCCGTATAGCGCAGGCGAGCCGCGGATTGACGCCGAGCACTATTTTCGTCTTTGGGACGATGCGCGCAAGCAGATCGAAGCACACCTCGGGCATCACGTGAGACTGGAGATCGAACCGGGGCGCTTTCTTGTCGCGGAAGCGGGTGTGCTGGTTGCCGAGGTGCACGCGCTAAATCGCCGGCCGAACCGGCAGTTCGTCCTGGTCGATGCGGGCTTTAACGACCTGGTGAGGCCATCGTTCTACGGCAGTCGTCATGAGATGACGGTGGTAAAAGGCAATGGCATGCGGAGTGAAGCGACTGTTGGCGCCTTCACGGTGGCCGGACCGTTGTGCGAAGCGGGCGATGTGTTTACGCAGGAGGCGGGTGGGGTGGTGACGAACCGCGCTATGCCGACGCCGGAAGTGGGAGACCTCATTGTGTTTCACGATGCAGGCGCATACGGTGCGTCGATGTCATCGAACTACAACAGCCGGCCGCTGGCGCCTGAAGTATTGCTGGAGAATGGCACGCCGCGTTTGATTCGGCGCAGGCAGAGCATGCAGGAACTGATTGCGCTCGAAACGCTGGGCTAA